From the Gallaecimonas kandeliae genome, one window contains:
- a CDS encoding bifunctional diguanylate cyclase/phosphodiesterase — MLFSPSLVELGTSGLLGGACLCWWQGHRRIKALEGQLLKERRQSQLLEQLASQGRSGWLCLTPELDVASYSRSLADLLPKLEDVRGRHVSLLELPLQLGALRQWRDGKSPYFEQQIPGFQLHGYRKDGQLWLHVQCQQGQQRQLKELRRQLQLDGVTGLLNRQGFILKLASEGLADGALAQLNLRRFRLLNDNLGHDAGDSLLSRLGELVKGALHHGEFAARPDGDTFWVRFCGDDWAPRLEALLRVLESAVGQINRDGYPLAVKAGVCVGEPDLEIWECLRRADLACHLPSELPWVKFSADHPVLVERHQASVWARKVSQAINNDDFLLFYQPLKALKPQHGPLRVEVLVRMLGDQGEMLSPGRFLAATEHFQLTNRLDHWVLKAVIDWLSRHPDLHDQLVLAVNLSGQSLSDCRFALQIRDWLRAAGVPAKTLCIEITESVAIDSLKEARRFMEALQQEGVRFALDDFGSGFSSFRYLQVLPVDYVKIDGSLVRDLLNSPRDRAIVRGIAAVCRGLSLPVVAEFVDSPTLLNYVRRLGLDYAQGNLIGRPSRLDLLPLEWPEQQEA, encoded by the coding sequence ATGCTGTTTTCCCCTTCGCTTGTCGAACTGGGAACATCCGGCCTGCTGGGTGGTGCCTGCCTGTGCTGGTGGCAGGGGCATAGGCGCATCAAGGCCTTGGAAGGCCAACTGCTCAAAGAGCGGCGGCAGTCGCAGCTCCTGGAGCAACTGGCGAGCCAGGGGCGCAGCGGCTGGCTATGCCTGACCCCTGAACTGGATGTGGCGAGCTACAGTCGCTCCCTGGCCGACTTGCTGCCCAAGCTGGAAGACGTCCGAGGCCGCCACGTCAGCCTGCTGGAGCTGCCCCTGCAACTGGGGGCCCTGCGTCAGTGGCGTGACGGCAAATCACCCTATTTCGAACAACAGATCCCGGGTTTCCAACTCCACGGCTACCGCAAGGACGGCCAACTCTGGCTGCATGTCCAATGCCAGCAGGGCCAACAGCGCCAGCTCAAGGAACTGCGCCGGCAACTGCAGTTGGACGGGGTCACTGGCCTGCTGAACCGCCAGGGCTTCATCCTCAAGCTGGCGTCCGAAGGCCTGGCCGACGGCGCCCTGGCCCAGCTCAACCTGCGCCGCTTTCGCCTCCTTAACGACAACCTCGGCCATGACGCCGGCGACAGCCTGCTGAGCCGCCTGGGCGAACTGGTCAAGGGCGCCCTGCACCATGGCGAATTCGCCGCCCGCCCCGACGGCGACACCTTCTGGGTCCGCTTCTGCGGCGACGACTGGGCGCCGCGCCTGGAGGCCCTGCTGCGGGTGCTGGAAAGTGCCGTCGGCCAGATCAACCGTGACGGCTATCCCCTGGCGGTGAAGGCCGGGGTCTGTGTCGGCGAGCCGGACTTGGAGATCTGGGAGTGCCTGCGCCGGGCGGATCTCGCCTGCCATCTGCCGTCCGAACTGCCCTGGGTCAAGTTCAGCGCCGATCATCCGGTGCTGGTGGAGCGCCACCAGGCCTCCGTCTGGGCCAGGAAGGTCAGCCAGGCCATCAACAACGACGATTTCCTGCTCTTCTACCAGCCCCTCAAGGCCCTCAAGCCCCAGCACGGCCCGCTGAGGGTGGAGGTGCTGGTGCGGATGCTGGGTGACCAGGGCGAGATGCTGAGCCCGGGCCGTTTCCTGGCCGCCACCGAGCATTTCCAGCTCACCAACCGCCTTGACCACTGGGTGCTGAAGGCGGTGATCGACTGGCTGAGCCGCCACCCCGACCTGCACGACCAGCTGGTGCTGGCCGTCAACCTCAGCGGCCAGAGCCTCTCTGACTGCCGTTTTGCGTTGCAGATCCGCGACTGGCTGCGCGCCGCCGGCGTGCCGGCCAAGACCCTCTGCATCGAGATCACCGAATCGGTGGCCATCGACAGCCTCAAGGAAGCGCGGCGTTTCATGGAAGCCTTGCAGCAAGAAGGGGTGCGTTTCGCCCTGGACGATTTTGGCAGCGGCTTTTCCTCCTTCCGCTACCTGCAGGTGTTGCCTGTGGATTACGTCAAGATTGACGGCAGCCTGGTGCGGGACCTGCTCAACAGCCCCAGGGACAGGGCCATAGTGCGGGGCATAGCGGCGGTCTGCCGCGGCTTGTCATTGCCGGTGGTGGCGGAGTTCGTGGATTCGCCGACCTTGCTGAACTACGTGCGGCGGCTGGGACTGGATTATGCGCAGGGCAACCTCATCGGTCGCCCTTCCCGGTTGGATCTGCTGCCCCTGGAGTGGCCGGAGCAGCAGGAGGCTTGA
- the hpf gene encoding ribosome hibernation-promoting factor, HPF/YfiA family — MRIDITSRTQPITAALEAQIQKQLGKLERFDVPFINPKFIIDRDGQAVLMEASIGLPSGELIAKAKDVDGYAALSALVQKLQRQLKTYVHKPNAHRAARSNRAQLLEMDGAADAA; from the coding sequence ATGCGCATCGATATTACCAGCCGGACCCAGCCCATCACCGCCGCCCTCGAGGCTCAGATCCAGAAACAACTGGGCAAGCTGGAACGCTTCGACGTCCCCTTCATCAACCCCAAGTTCATCATCGACCGTGACGGCCAGGCCGTGCTGATGGAGGCCAGCATAGGACTGCCCAGTGGTGAACTCATCGCCAAGGCGAAGGATGTCGACGGCTACGCGGCGCTCAGCGCCCTGGTGCAGAAACTGCAGCGCCAGCTTAAGACCTATGTGCACAAGCCCAACGCCCACCGCGCCGCGCGCAGCAACAGGGCCCAACTGCTGGAGATGGACGGGGCTGCCGACGCGGCCTGA